One genomic segment of Mytilus trossulus isolate FHL-02 chromosome 4, PNRI_Mtr1.1.1.hap1, whole genome shotgun sequence includes these proteins:
- the LOC134716498 gene encoding forkhead box protein I3-like: MNKYQLSIYHLNRRDTERVTRDSISSEGAELLTPSLCTSESASSNSDSYQSIPQVLLSFDRSIKNWLSSCDTNEKPSHSYIAMISMAILSKPNKKMLLNDIYQFIMDTFPFYNNNEKAWRNSIRHNISINECFVKIGKSDKGKGNYWSIHQDCIEEFARGDYRRRNIRRRARKSSVKTADCSPIVFCNRNNYEYIPMTLSHTGFFPYHVQGSPMHKTPQNQPQNQHQNQLNIQTPVSSFGLTQTNLPAVMHTFRSDSLFPVSQYSSKGESCNALSTYHTTSSFKPGSNSAFYSSSQIHKDIFDW; this comes from the exons ATGAATAAATATCAGTTGAGCATCTATCATTTGAATAGAAGAGATACAGAAAGAGTCACACGAGATTCTATCTCAAGCGAGGGTGCAGAACTGTTGACACCGTCTCTTTGTACAAGTGAAAGTGCAAGTAGCAACAGTGACAGTTATCAATCTATTCCACAG GTTTTGTTATCATTCGACAGATCAATTAAGAATTGGTTATCTTCCTGTGATACTAATGAGAAACCATCGCACTCGTACATCGCTATGATTTCAATGGCAATACTGAGTAAACCGAACAAGAAAATGTTACTCAACGATATATATCAGTTTATCATGGATACTTTTCCCTTCtacaataataatgaaaaagcaTGGAGAAACAGCATCCGGCATAACATTTCAATTAACGAGTGCTTCGTAAAAATTGGCAAGTCCGATAAAGGGAAAGGCAACTATTGGTCTATTCATCAAGACTGTATAGAGGAATTTGCAAGAGGAGATTACAGGCGTCGGAATATAAGACGAAGAGCACGAAAAAGTTCTGTAAAAACTGCCGATTGTTCACCTATTGTATTCTGCAACCGAAATAATTACGAATATATACCGATGACATTGTCGCACACTGGATTCTTCCCATACCATGTACAAGGATCCCCAATGCATAAAACTCCTCAAAATCAACCTCAAAATCAACATCAAAATCAACTGAATATTCAGACTCCTGTATCGTCATTCGGGTTGACACAAACGAATCTTCCGGCAGTCATGCATACGTTCAGAAGCGATTCATTATTTCCCGTTTCGCAATACTCGTCAAAAGGGGAATCATGCAATGCACTATCAACATATCACACTACGTCATCCTTTAAACCGGGCTCTAATTCAGCTTTTTATTCATCTAGTCAGATacataaagatatttttgattGGTGA